Proteins encoded together in one Mercenaria mercenaria strain notata chromosome 18, MADL_Memer_1, whole genome shotgun sequence window:
- the LOC123538773 gene encoding uncharacterized protein LOC123538773 isoform X2, with protein sequence MQEAGDTDTEWKPVARDIRTPDYTVRNISPRKDYRFRIRAQTENGDVSEPTPPIQFYRAHVPLLKDSENALAEFKPVEYKAIFLKHPYYEQLTKYVPPTLPIHKPDMIIIDQETVELSWRPAIVAEAIRGTCNLSYTIEVRCPPSFEWRQLVTGLKVCSHTVQKLHPRIDYIFRVRAWNEYGCSDAGLPVSLYRPAVYKIEGEDLDDEEFEREWERKYGTKEFEQHLQKVPPKLPIDTPRIVTQTTDSIWFTWLPARIPAYATQTNISYVVEIREPPSTAWQRDATDLVDCQYVKEGLNPNQEYHIRVRAETEFGPSDATMPIIIRGKGSRPGSRRSSVERDERSLEDKIDLSYLDNVMAGVPPRMASSRPLSSSVGPDRLTLTWSPCRTPSYVKVSNVTYIIEKREPPGHVWTVLAKDITGHKFEVTGLNPEQDYMFRIRARNEFGLSDPTLPMTLFRDRDDYVPPRVRSRSSSRDSISMLVSKVMRRSSSIDYNIQPMEDDRSSQERIPCQPQYITTTYDTQYGVLGKKGKIQLEVRGYPLPTVHWYQGEEKIEYGGRFNAFVTPSGGITLEIKNVGLDTIGQFKCYAENASGAAVKMVNFELAEPPTVLETIKDVSILKGDSATLSCRVDGFPSPTVKWMKDWRPLADCTRTKMVNVPPEAFNLEIVQLIEEDDGLYACTVENIAGKVTVTGRLKVEIDTFPESEISIKSTPIEEHYHVLEEIGRGRYGVVRRVVEISTGRTFAANFMSMRNKAQKNFFMNEYEVLRSVSKMGGVLKLYDAFETERSLIFVTEILSEPELLEKIISDGTWTEAKVAATIRRLLAILQELAQLSTLHLDIKPSNIRMSGTDMDDIKLIGFGLSRTLQAEEDITHNYGSVGYASPEQVTNEILTRNTDMWSVGVLAYLLLSGNGPFTGSSEIEILKYMSECSWTFEGRGFEKFSKEGLDFISKLLVKDPSKRMTVEECLSHPWMSTQSETKINTEQLKQFYNAEKLQRQTEKVFTTVQLQSFAKIIHGAKALYQPAVDVESGEIIFPDCDEYGDYLDEDAWYEWQLQYLDDPDSQIFPIQDKKFTVRECRHAGAPKYSTPKQKERSDKDILDTGTGVLFRDKIQPTTFLVGEDVTFTAKVVSETGEIPVVTWYRDEQLLSDDYRADASFNPETGLAKLKIVKSKDYDAAVYKCVARIKEGRVSCEARLLLGDVASKPGRPLVTQTSGTEAFLTWAGPVSDGNAYLLGYRVDYRKEGEKKWVQGPYVTEEYALLTGLEPDSKYVFRVSVHNKYGASPFSWSSLETKTLGKDAPKVSVAADLQPLMQFSTFDKQQLILPAESRRPSLTVAEEPKINESDPNENFTFADTISKGSFGEYKLCTNKSTNQQCVTKIVAYNKDKHADITAEFELLHTLRQSNLVTVLDSYISGEQFYVIYEFLSGINIVQYLCLHKTYKEETVTRLVRQVLDALQYLEHFGIVHLNLQPSSMVMATRRRPHVKLRDFTLAQKVENDKGIKVPLAGYPDYTPPEILKGDNVTFTADLWTLGALTFTLLSGIIPFSGKNLEETLSHILFDRYSTKEMYDNVTTESVKFVGKLLSRLPRNRPTVTKCLNSSWLNLSESMVSARNSKMFKSEKLRAFSVDYLTKRSDINYSLALVDIEKLPKITSGPLVQPILSNKITNRLENLTKTKKQPEDLAESLKLEVSNLPEQPLLEKIVSKIEKDTEVKENAEKAAAEYQKVETKENASKTKEAQTVTEVEEAKMTVTETDGEQIETKGLDSGKIEEVVEYQKVKIEETPVNNSFAVEEKVEGTEAATKIEKTKIIDAEGKGIEKEHTEAKPVDTGVEEETKIEETKLVNEELKTEGTEIKKESVETAVIEKEMVKSIDTEMKKAGEVTDPEVKESMNLAEATEAKQKADISIVKETENKKETKDIDKKAGEVADSDVKESINLAEATEAKQKADISIVKETENKKEIKDIDKKAGEVTDSEVKESINLAEATEAKQKADISIVKETENKKEIKDIDKKAGEVTDSEVKESINLAEATEAKQKADISIVKETENKKETKDIDKKAGEVTDSEFKESIDLAEATEAKQKADISIVKETENKKETKDIDINILQNEQDKELIRTDKIKDKNIENKDNFVDAKVSQEEGVVQNTETEEKVLKADEDKIGNETDETVGNDKEIESKVERTEAEGEEKWHDAVAEIVVDSKNEKITDSKEKEEEMKFEDIKVEKEEGLSISADNEIKDKTREEELMETLEQTKPQEPDVKEKLPESLKQAVETEIIKQNVETPDQNEKSEEGTEDSGKEKIMETYEVSHAAEQTVTHEEHEEHETKSSMSDKQEDSTDGKETAEQLQNTEGSDQKKEIESVEKAEVQVKEILNEASQEASNNETLNQISDAEVSKGEHKELEEISEKLESVESNVVQQKEIKEVVEEKLESVKIDKKEITLLKNENTESETIKEIAVSEKTESTKMISELAETTAEEIKNAALEEVATILKASEESEQTGIQLQKEEETDQAAVDEEAITAELKESSKEAALNKTEVDVEIEKVAVVADKMEKSSAEMKSGTAETVKDEIKTENILDGNASIEKTKQDKKEHSDKTEALVIEQKEISDEQRKETVNKDSESVVDTTDSVVETKTEKSDIKSCDNVNVENEMKTESVEKMNDSLQDKIKSDTDVKLEEEYKIKEGKTGIEDAVSDVKNDKEKESTKIAISEKESLIEAASEKLSEVVESASTDIKEKSVSSVTEEGTEAVSAKSEINESVVAESIIAEQESSIENISTSVDKESISESKLKLADAEVKESVENQVTESTSLTATDETATVTSTSVKEETLSASVSEQVDGVTTETVSVIQKHETLTGGETLEGIENVTTTTSSTEEHVQKSSSVVERSESGTVTVTQKRETLTTGGETSESVESISTVTTAKEESIQESTSVLESAESKEVSKEQRQETLISGSMESNIKENIEMVSTSLIEESLVESAISSSLETAKVTESRETIREFMTNDLEIEEMKKELLEDLEISSADCGKYLMGSHEDISSIKEKIEKKPDEEEIEKETTNRYIDDALMFC encoded by the exons aatttGAGCAGCACCTGCAAAAAG TGCCACCAAAATTGCCTATTGACACACCAAGGATCGTCACCCAGACCACGGACTCTATTTGGTTCACCTGGCTCCCGGCTAGAATTCCAGCTTATGCAACACAAACCAACATCAGCTATGTCGTGGAAATTAGG GAGCCGCCATCAACAGCTTGGCAGCGGGATGCAACAGACTTGGTAGACTGCCAGTATGTGAAGGAAGGTTTGAATCCCAACCAGGAGTACCACATCAGAGTCCGGGCAGAGACAGAATTTGGCCCAAGTGACGCAACAATGCCCATCATCATAAGAGGCAAAG GTTCAAGACCTGGTTCAAGGAGATCCAGTGTAGAGAGAGATGAGAGAAGTCTAGAAGACAAAATTGATCTGTCTTACCTTGACAATGTTATGGCAGGAG TTCCTCCAAGAATGGCCTCATCCAGACCACTGAGCTCCAGTGTTGGTCCAGACCGGCTCACCCTCACCTGGAGTCCATGCAGAACTCCTTCCTATGTCAAAG TATCAAATGTAACATATATAATTGAGAAGCGTGAGCCTCCAGGACATGTCTGGACTGTACTGGCGAAGGACATTACAGGACACAAGTTTGAGGTTACAGGTCTGAATCCTGAACAGGATTACATGTTCAGAATACGGGCCAGAAATGAGTTTGGGCTTAGTGATCCCACTCTTCCAATGACACTCTTCAGGGATAGAG ATGACTATGTCCCACCAAGAGTAAGGAGTCGCTCAAGTTCTCGAGACAGTATCTCTATGCTTGTATCCAAGGTGATGAGGCGGAGCTCTTCCATTGACTATAACATCCAACCAATGGAAGATGACAGGAGCTCACAGGAAAGAATAC CATGTCAACCTCAATATATAACTACTACCTATGACACACAATATGGGGTGCTGGGTAAGAAGGGAAAGATACAGCTTGAGGTACGTGGCTATCCCCTTCCCACAGTACACTGGTACCAGGGCGAGGAGAAAATTGAATATGGTGGTCGGTTCAATGCTTTCGTCACCCCTAGTG GGGGAATAACTCTTGAGATCAAGAATGTTGGATTGGACACTATAGGACAATTTAAATGTTATGCAGAAAACGCCAGTGGTGCTGCAGTTAAAATGGTCAATTTCGAATTAGCAG aGCCACCGACTGTCCTTGAAACCATCAAGGATGTTAGTATATTGAAAGGAGACTCAGCAACATTGTCATGTAGAGTCGATGGATTCCCAAGTCCGACTGTCAAATGGATGAAAGATTGGCGTCCGCTGGCTGACTGTACCCGCACTAAAATGGTTAACGTACCACCGGAGGCGTTCAACCTAGAGATAGTGCAGCTTATTGAGGAAGATGATGGACTGTATGCCTGTACTGTAGAGAACATCGCTGGTAAAGTGACAGTTACTGGACGTCTAAAGGTGGAAATAG ATACTTTCCCAGAATCTGAGATCAGCATCAAATCTACACCAATAGAAGAACACTACCACGTTCTGGAAGAGATTGGAAG GGGCAGGTATGGAGTTGTACGCAGGGTGGTTGAGATATCAACTGGTAGAACGTTTGCCGCTAACTTCATGTCAATGAGGAACAAGGCACAGAAAAACTTTTTCATGAATGAATATGAGGTGCTTCGCTCTGTCAGCAAGATGGGTGGGGTACTGAAATTGTATGATGCTTTCGAAACCGAGAGGAGCTTGATCTTTGTCACTGAAAT TCTTTCTGAGCCCGAGTTACTGGAGAAAATTATCAGTGATGGGACCTGGACAGAAGCTAAAGTAGCGGCTACCATCAGAAGACTGTTGGCTATACTTCAAGAACTTGCTCAGCTCAGTACTCTACATCTAGATATCAAG CCTAGCAACATAAGAATGAGTGGTACCGACATGGATGACATTAAGCTGATTGGTTTTGGACTGTCTCGCACACTTCAAGCAGAGGAAGACATCACACACAACTATGGTAGTGTAGGGTATGCCTCACCTGAACAAGTCACCAATGAAATATTAACACGCAACACTGACATGTGGTCTGTCGGAGTTCTTGCCTACCTACT ACTGTCAGGAAATGGACCATTTACAGGGAGCAGTGAGATAGAGATCCTGAAATACATGTCTGAATGCAGCTGGACTTTCGAGGGACGTGGTTTCGAAAAATTCTCCAAGGAAGGATTAGACTTCATCAGCAAACTACTCGTTAAAGATCCAAG CAAGCGAATGACAGTTGAGGAATGTCTCAGTCATCCTTGGATGTCAACCCAGAGTGAGACTAAAATCAACACAGAACAACTTAAACAGTTCTACAATGCCGAGAAACTTCAG AGACAGACAGAGAAGGTATTTACAACAGTGCAGCTCCAGAGTTTCGCCAAAATCATACATGGAGCAAAGGCCTTGTACCAACCAGCAGTGGATGTAGAGTCAGGGGAGATAATCTTCCCCGACTGTGATGAGTATGGAGATTACCTTGATGAAGATGCTTGGTATGAATGGCAGCTTCAG TACCTTGATGACCCTGACAGTCAGATTTTCCCTATACAAGACAAGAAATTCACTGTGAGAGAATGTCGCCATGCTGGAGCACCAAAATACTCTACACCAAAACAGAAAGAAAGATCAGACAAAGACATATTGGATACTg GTACTGGAGTTCTTTTCCGAGACAAAATCCAGCCAACAACATTCCTGGTTGGAGAAGACGTTACTTTTACGGCCAAGGTGGTGTCAGAGACTGGGGAAATACCTGTGGTCACATGGTACAGAGATGAACAGCTTCTTTCAGAtgattacag aGCTGATGCATCCTTTAACCCAGAGACAGGGCTTGCCAAACTGAAGATTGTGAAGAGCAAAGATTATGATGCAGCAGTCTACAAGTGTGTGGCGAGAATTAAAGAAGGACGTGTTTCTTGTGAAGCAAGGTTGCTCCTTGGAG ATGTAGCAAGCAAGCCTGGACGCCCACTGGTGACCCAGACATCTGGTACAGAGGCTTTCTTGACATGGGCTGGACCTGTATCTGATGGCAATGCGTATCTCCTTGGTTACAGAGTGGACTATAGGAAAGAAG GTGAAAAGAAATGGGTACAGGGTCCATATGTAACAGAGGAATATGCCTTACTGACTGGACTGGAACCTGATTCTAAATATGTGTTTAGAGTGTCTGTTCACAACAAATATGGAGCCAGTCCATTTAGTTGGTCGTCATTGGAAACAAAGACACTTGGCAAAG ATGCACCAAAAGTGTCAGTGGCTGCAGACCTTCAACCATTGATGCAGTTTTCAACATTTGACAAGCAGCAGTTGATTCTGCCAGCGGAAAGCAGACGTCCCTCACTCACTGTAGCTGAAGagccaaaaataaatgaaagtgaTCCAAACGAGAACTTCACATTTGCTGATACCATTTCTAA GGGCAGTTTTGGAGAATACAAACTCTGCACTAACAAATCAACCAACCAGCAATGTGTTACAAAGATTGTGGCTTATAATAAAGACAAACATGCAGACATTACTGCCGAGTTTGAGCTGCTTCACACGTTACGCCAGTCCAACCTAGTTACAGTACTTGACAGTTACATAAGTGGTGAACAATTCTATGTGATTTATGAATTCCTCTCGGGAATTAACATCGTGCAATACCTCTGTCTACATAAGACGTACAAGGAAGAAACAGTGACAAGACTGGTGCGGCAGGTGCTTGACGCTCTTCAATACCTAGAACATTTCGGAATCGTACACCTAAATCTTCAACCAAGCAGCATGGTCATGGCAACAAGGAGAAGACCTCACGTGAAGTTACGTGATTTCACGCTCGCACAAAAGGTCGAAAATGATAAAGGAATTAAAGTTCCGCTAGCTGGCTATCCTGATTATACAC CCCCAGAAATACTCAAGGGAGACAATGTGACATTTACTGCTGATCTGTGGACTTTAGGAGCTTTAACCTTCACATT ATTGAGTGGTATTATTCCATTCAGTGGTAAGAACCTGGAAGAGACGCTGAGCCATATTCTGTTTGACAGATACAGCACAAAAGAAATGTATGACAATGTCACTACAGAAAGTGTGAAATTTGTTGGGAAATTATTAAGCAGGCTCCCAAG GAATCGACCTACTGTCACAAAATGTCTCAATTCTTCCTGGCTCAATCTGAGTGAAAGCATGGTCAGTGCAAGAAATTCCAAAATGTTCAAATCAGAGAAACTGAGGGCATTTTCTGTGGACTATCTCACCAAGAGATCAGACATCAACTACAGTCTCGCTTTGGTCGATATTGAAAAGCTGCCAAAG ATTACATCAGGACCCTTGGTTCAACCAATACTTAGCAACAAAATTACAAACAGGCTTGAAAATTTAACTAAAACGAAGAAACAGCCAGAAGACCTGGCTGAATCTCTAAAACTTGAAGTTTCCAATTTACCTGAACAACCTCTTCTAGAGAAAATtgtaagtaaaattgaaaaagatacTGAAGTGAAggaaaatgctgaaaaagcagCAGCTGAATATCAGAAAGTGGAGACaaaagaaaatgcatcaaaaactAAAGAAGCACAAACAGTTACTGAAGTGGAAGAAGCAAAGATGACGGTAACAGAAACTGATGGTGAACAAATAGAAACAAAGGGTTTAGACAGTGGAAAAATAGAAGAAGTTGTTGAATACCAAAAGGTGAAGATAGAAGAAACGCCAGTAAATAATTCTTTTGCTGTTGAAGAGAAAGTAGAGGGAACTGAAGCTGCTACGAAGATTGAGAAGACAAAGATAATAGACGCGGAGGGTAAGGGAATAGAGAAGGAACATACAGAAGCAAAGCCAGTTGACACTGGAGTTGAAGAGGAGACGAAGATTGAAGAAACAAAACTTGTCAATGAAGAGTTAAAAACAGAAGGTACTGAAATTAAGAAGGAAAGTGTAGAAACGGCagtaattgaaaaggaaatggtGAAATCGATTGATACTGAAATGAAAAAAGCAGGTGAAGTTACTGACCCTGAAGTGAAAGAAAGTATGAACTTAGCAGAAGCAACTGAGGCAAAACAAAAGGCAGATATTTCCATtgtaaaagaaactgaaaataaaaaggaaacaaaGGATATTGACAAGAAAGCAGGTGAAGTTGCTGACTCTGATGTGAAAGAAAGTATAAACTTAGCAGAAGCAACTGAGGCAAAACAAAAGGCAGATATTTCCATtgtaaaagaaactgaaaataaaaaggaaataaaggaTATTGACAAGAAAGCAGGTGAAGTTACTGACTCTGAAGTGAAAGAAAGTATAAACTTAGCAGAAGCAACTGAGGCAAAACAAAAGGCAGATATTTCCATtgtaaaagaaactgaaaataaaaaggaaataaaggaTATTGACAAGAAAGCAGGTGAAGTTACTGACTCTGAAGTGAAAGAAAGTATAAACTTAGCAGAAGCCACTGAGGCAAAACAAAAGGCAGATATTTCCATtgtaaaagaaactgaaaataaaaaggaaacaaaGGATATTGACAAGAAAGCAGGTGAAGTTACTGACTCTGAATTTAAAGAAAGTATAGACTTAGCAGAAGCAACTGAGGCAAAACAAAAGGCAGATATTTCCATtgtaaaagaaactgaaaataaaaaggaaacaaaggatattgacataaatattttgcaaaatgaaCAAGACAAAGAATTGATAAGAACAGATAAGATTAAAGACAAGAACATTGAAAATAAGGACAATTTTGTGGATGCAAAGGTATCACAGGAAGAAGGTGTTGTTCAAAACACTGAAACTGAAGAGAAAGTGTTAAAAGCTGATGAAGATAAAATTGGGAACGAAACAGATGAAACTGTTGGAAACGACAAGGAAATTGAGAGTAAGGTTGAGAGGACGGAAGCTGAAGGTGAGGAAAAATGGCATGATGCAGTTGCAGAAATAGTAGTAGatagcaaaaatgaaaaaataacagaTTCGAAAGAGAAAGAAGAAGAAATGAAATTCGAAGACATCAAGGTTGAAAAAGAAGAAGGGTTGTCTATTTCTGCAGACAACGAAATTAAGGATAAAACACGAGAAGAGGAATTAATGGAAACGCTTGAACAGACCAAACCACAAGAACCAGATGTGAAAGAGAAGTTACCTGAATCTTTGAAACAAGCCGTagaaactgaaataattaaacaaaatgttgaaacacCTGACCAGAACGAGAAATCAGAGGAAGGCACTGAAGATAGTGGAAAGGAAAAAATAATGGAAACATATGAAGTATCTCATGCAGCTGAACAAACAGTAACTCATGAGGAACATGAAGAGCATGAAACAAAGTCGTCAATGTCAGACAAACAAGAAGATTCCACTGATGGAAAAGAAACAGCAGAACAGTTGCAAAACACAGAGGGCTCTGACCAAAAGAAAGAGATTGAAAGCGTTGAGAAAGCTGAAGTGCAAGTTAAAGAGATATTGAATGAAGCATCTCAGGAGGCTAGTAACAATGAAACTTTAAACCAAATATCAGATGCCGAAGTTTCCAAAGGAGAGCATAAGGAGCTTGAAGAGATCAGTGAAAAGTTAGAAAGTGTAGAATCTAATGTTGTtcagcaaaaagaaataaaagaagttgTTGAAGAGAAACTTGAAAGTGTAAAAATAGACAAGAAAGAAATTactcttttaaaaaatgaaaacacagaGTCTGAAACTATAAAAGAGATTGCTGTAAGTGAAAAAACTGAATCCACTAAAATGATAAGTGAATTGGCTGAAACTACCgctgaagaaataaaaaatgctgCCTTAGAGGAAGTAGCAACTATTTTAAAAGCTTCTGAAGAATCTGAGCAAACAGGTATACAACTGCAGAAAGAAGAAGAAACAGACCAGGCTGCAGTTGATGAGGAGGCAATTACTGCTGAACTGAAGGAGTCAAGTAAAGAGGCAGCCTTAAACAAAACTGAAGTTGATGTTGAGATAGAAAAAGTAGCAGTAGTGGCTGATAAAATGGAAAAATCCAGTGCAGAGATGAAATCAGGAACTGCAGAAACTGTTAAAGATGagattaaaacagaaaatatattagaTGGAAATGCATCTATTGAAAAGACTAAACAAGATAAAAAGGAGCATTCTGATAAAACAGAAGCATTAGTGATTGAGCAGAAAGAAATTTCAGACGAGCAAAGAAAAGAAACTGTTAACAAAGATAGTGAATCAGTAGTTGACACTACAGACTCTGTGGTAGAGACCAAGACAGAAAAATCTGACATTAAAAGTTGTGATAATGtaaatgttgaaaatgaaatgaaaacagaaaGTGTAGAAAAAATGAATGATTCTttacaagataaaataaaatctgatacGGATGTAAAGTTAGAGGAAGAATATAAAATAAAGGAAGGAAAGACTGGAATTGAAGATGCAGTATCTGATGTAAAAAATGACAAAGAAAAGGAAAGTACAAAAATAGCCATTTCAGAGAAAGAATCACTGATTGAAGCAGCTTCAGAGAAACTGTCCGAAGTTGTGGAGTCAGCCTCTACAGATATCAAAGAAAAGTCTGTTTCCTCAGTGACGGAAGAGGGCACTGAAGCGGTTTCAgctaaaagtgaaataaatgaaTCTGTTGTTGCTGAGTCCATAATTGCAGAACAAGAATCATCTATTGAAAACATTTCAACGTCCGTGGATAAGGAATCAATATCTGAGTCAAAATTGAAACTGGCGGATGCTGAAGTGAAAGAGTCAGTAGAAAACCAGGTAACTGAATCCACCAGCCTAACGGCAACAGATGAAACTGCAACTGTTACAAGTACGTCAGTGAAAGAGGAGACTCTTTCAGCTTCTGTTTCAGAGCAGGTTGATGGTGTTACCACTGAAACAGTTTCAGtaatacaaaaacatgaaacactTACTGGAGGAGAAACTCTAGAAGGCATTGAAAATGTAACCACTACGACGTCTTCAACGGAGGAACATGTCCAGAAATCGTCGAGTGTTGTCGAACGTTCTGAGTCAGGTACAGTAACTGTTACTCAGAAGCGTGAAACTCTTACAACAGGTGGAGAAACTTCAGAAAGCGTTGAAAGTATAAGCACTGTAACTACCGCAAAAGAAGAGTCTATTCAAGAGTCTACTAGTGTTTTGGAAAGTGCTGAATCAAAAGAAGTATCAAAGGAGCAGAGACAAGAGACTTTAATATCTGGAAGTATGGAGTCCAACATAAAGGAGAATATAGAAATGGTTTCGACTTCCTTGATAGAAGAATCTCTTGTTGAATCTGCTATTTCTAGCAGCCTTGAGACAGCAAAGGTTACTGAATCGAGAGAAACGATTAGGGAATTTATGACAAATGATCTAGAAATtgaagaaatgaaaaaagaactCTTGGAGGATTTGGAAATTTCCTCTGCTGATTGTGGAAAATATCTGATGGGTTCACATGAAGATATATCATCTATTAAagagaaaattgaaaagaaa CCTGATGAAGAGGAGATTGAGAAAGAAACAACCAACAGATATATAGATGATGCCTTGATGTTCTGTTAA